Genomic window (Streptomyces sp. NBC_01431):
CGGTCCGCTCCCACCACTCGTAGACAACCAGTCGGCCTTCCTCGGTTTCCCGGTGCCTTGACGTGGCCTTGAAGTGCTCGTACCCGCCACAGAACGGGATCTTCAGCTCGCCTCCGGGCGGAATGACCGGCACGATCCGCTCGGGCAGTTCGTCCGGTCCACCTTCGAGGAATGCTCTGACAGCGCTGCTCATGACCCCAGTCTCCCCACAGAACCTCATCTATTGTCCTTCGGCACGCCGACGCACTCCCTGATCGCGGGAGCCTCACCCTCCAATGGAGATCCGAACTCAGCAGACTCCTTAGCGCTGAGTGGACAGTTGCCTGGCGAGGGGTGCCGGCGGGGGATCGGCTGCACCATCCTGGCGGAGCCGGGAAACGGGCGCAGGGGCTCTGCTATGGCGAGCCCCTGCGATCGGTTGTCCAGAGTCAGGTTCACGAGTATGCCGATACCTGTCGCCCTGCCCCCGGACGGGTCCTGTTCTGTGCCGAGGCAGCGGGGCGGCGTGGTCGGAACGTGCCTCACGGTGAAGTCAACGGGCATTGCACACAGGTTGGTTGTCAGGCGTGCGCTATTGCGTCGAAGTGTTGGACGTCCCGGGCGGTCACATCGTTGGCGCAGCAGTACCCCGCGATTCCTTCGAGCGCTCCGCGGGCGGTCACGCGGCGCATCGTTTGGCCGATCACGACGGCGAGTTCCGCCTCGTGCTCGACCCGTGCGGATTCGGCGGGCAAGACGATGGCCTGACCGTTGCCGATGACAGCGCTGGGCGCCTTGAGGAAGATCTGGGGCCTTCGGGGTGCCGGGCGTCTGAGCTGGGCCGCATGGGCGGCGTAGTTCAGGCCGACCCCGATGATCTTCCCCGGACGGGAGTCCGGCGCGATGCGGGTATCCGTGGGAATCACCAGGCCCCGGTGACGGGACCGCGGTCGGCCGTGGGCCTGCTCTGGGCGATCCCCGCCGCGATCCGGTCGAGTACGGGCAGGGCATGGGCCAGGAGGTGCTGCTCGTCATCGTTCAGGCTGTCAGCGATTGTCCGGGCGAGCAGGCTGACGCGGTCACGGCGGTCAGCTTCGATCGCGCTCGTCCCCTCCGGAGTCAACGCGAGGATCCTCTTGCGCGCGTCGGCCGGGTCGGGGCCGACGGCCAGGAAGCCGGCCTCGGTGAGCTCTTTCACGGTGGCGGCCATCGTCTGGTGGCGCACTCCTCGGCTGGCCGCGAGTTCAGCAGTGGTCATCGGTCCTTGCCGGTCGAGCAGGTCCAGGACCGTCGCCGGGATCGAGGCGAGGCGGTCGGAGGACCGCGTGGCGCGGACGAGGGCGCCGACCGTGGTTCTCAAGGCGTCCGCGAGGCGGTCGGGTGACGGCACGGGCTCTTGGGGCTGCTTGGGCATGCAGTCACGCTACCAGGAATGCAGGAAGGACTGTACAGTCCACACTGCATATATGACGGAAGGGAAGTTCCGATGAAGCTGACCAAGCATGTGCATGCCTGCGTGACCGTGACCAAGGGGGACGCGAAGATCGTCATCGATCCGGGCACCTTCACCCCCGACGCCGCGCAGGCGGTGGCAGCCGCCGATGCCGTGTTGATCACCCACGAGCACTTCGACCACTTCGACGAGGACCTCATCGCAAGGTCGCTGGAGACCAGGCCCGAGCTGCGGGTCTACGGACCGGCGTCGGTGGTCGAACGGTGGCCGGCCCCCCGCGGGCAAGTCACAGCCGTGGCCGCGGGGGGTAACGTCGCAGTCGCTGGTTTCGACGTCTCGGTCTTCGGTGACCTGCACGCCTCCATCCACCGCGACATCCCGCGGGTAGCCAACGTCGGCTACCTCATCGACGGCCGCCTCTACCACCCCGGAGACGCCTACCACGTCCCGGACGCCCCGGTCGACACCCTGCTGCTGCCCACGAGTGGGCCCTGGACAAAGCTCGGCGATGCGGCCGACTACGTCAGAGAGGTCGCGCCCAACAACCTGATCCAGATCCATGAGGTCATGCTCGGCCCGATCGGACAGCAGTCGACTGCCCGTTTCCTGAGCCCGGAGATGCTCACCGAAGTACCCCTTGTGATCGTGCCGATCGGAGAGACCATCGCGATATGAGCCTTGGTGTGTTCATGGGCGGGGCGGCCGCGGCGGGAGGGCTGCCGCGCCGCCTGCTGTCGGCACG
Coding sequences:
- a CDS encoding DUF5988 family protein; its protein translation is MSSAVRAFLEGGPDELPERIVPVIPPGGELKIPFCGGYEHFKATSRHRETEEGRLVVYEWWERTEIAE
- a CDS encoding fumarylacetoacetate hydrolase family protein encodes the protein MIPTDTRIAPDSRPGKIIGVGLNYAAHAAQLRRPAPRRPQIFLKAPSAVIGNGQAIVLPAESARVEHEAELAVVIGQTMRRVTARGALEGIAGYCCANDVTARDVQHFDAIAHA
- a CDS encoding MarR family winged helix-turn-helix transcriptional regulator, whose protein sequence is MPKQPQEPVPSPDRLADALRTTVGALVRATRSSDRLASIPATVLDLLDRQGPMTTAELAASRGVRHQTMAATVKELTEAGFLAVGPDPADARKRILALTPEGTSAIEADRRDRVSLLARTIADSLNDDEQHLLAHALPVLDRIAAGIAQSRPTADRGPVTGAW
- a CDS encoding MBL fold metallo-hydrolase; the protein is MKLTKHVHACVTVTKGDAKIVIDPGTFTPDAAQAVAAADAVLITHEHFDHFDEDLIARSLETRPELRVYGPASVVERWPAPRGQVTAVAAGGNVAVAGFDVSVFGDLHASIHRDIPRVANVGYLIDGRLYHPGDAYHVPDAPVDTLLLPTSGPWTKLGDAADYVREVAPNNLIQIHEVMLGPIGQQSTARFLSPEMLTEVPLVIVPIGETIAI